The Mycobacterium seoulense genomic interval GACCAGATGCTCAAGACTGTCGCCGGCGAACGGGGCCTCTCCGGTCAACGACTCGTACAACACGCACGCCAGCGAATAGACATCGACGGCGGGCGTGGCCACCTTGTCGGTAAACCGTTCGGGCGCCATGTAATTCAACGTGCCGATCTGAGTGCCAACCGTCGTCAGCCGGGGATCGGCCATGGTCTGTGCGATACCGAAGTCGACGAGATATACGAAGTCGGCAGGAGTGACGAGGATGTTCTGCGGCTTGACGTCACGGTGAATCAACCCCTGCGCGTGTGCTGCATCCAGCGCGGCGGCGACTTGACTGATGATGGCGACCGCACGTGCGGGCGCCAGCGGTCCCTCCGCGATGAGGTCAAGAAGCGTCTGTCCCTGCACCAAGCGCATGTCGATGTAGAGGCTGCCGTCGATCTCGCCCCAGTCATGGATGGGAATGACGTGCGGCTCTTGCAGCATCGCCGCCGCCTCGGACTCCCGCTGGAACCTGGTCCGGAAGGTGGCGTTAGCTGAGAACTCTTCGGCGAGCACCTTGAGTGCGACGGTTCGCCTCTTGCCGGTGTCGTAGGCCTCGTAAACCACGCCGCCGCCGCCCTTGCCGATCCGGCGCGTGATCTCGTACTTACCAAACGTCGTACCGACGCGCGCGTCCACCGCGATCTGCCTCGATTCCTCGGGTACCGACGCAGTATCTCCCCTGGCCTTCGTCCGCTGCACATGTTTGCCGCAAAGCCACCACGACAGGGTCGGCAACCATGCACAAGATTCGCACAAGAAATGCGCAAGGCATCCGCCACAGGCTTTGTGCGACCGGGCAGCACAGCCCACCGGAACCACGGACCATTTACCGGAGGACACGAAGATGGCCACAACGTCACGACGCCCGCCTCAGCGGACCCGGCTTGTAGGACGGACGACACGGACGACGCTCGCGCTGATGGCCCTAGCGGCGGGCTCGGCAACGATCACCCTCCCGCCAACGGCGCGCGCCGGGCCCGAGGCGATGGCGGCCCACGGCGTCGAGGCACCGCTCGCAGCCGTTCCGTGGTCGCAGGTCGGACCGGGCTGGATGCTCGCCGTGTGGAGCCCGGCGCCCGGTTTGCGTCCCGGCGAGGCACCGCCGCCTGGCTCACCGACCCGCCAGACGGCCACCACGACTCTGTATTTGGTCGACCCGGCGGGTGGCCGCTACCCGATCACCACCTTCCCGCCGCCCGGCAACGGTGACAGCCCGAGGTTGGAAGACTGGTCTGGCGACGGGACCCGCGCCCTGTTCTCCGCAACGGAGCAGGGCCGAACGGTCGTCACCGAGGTCGACCTGCGCACCGGCGCGAAGACCACCTTCACCGCCGAGAACGGCGGCCTTCCTCGCTACACACGCCCCGACGGCAAGGCGGTACTGCTGCAAAGGAGGACGGCCTCGGCACCAGGGGCGTCGCTCGAACGAGTCGACCTGGCGGGTAACCACCAGCTGACGTACCCGGTGGCGGAGGACTTCACGTGGTATCTGTCCACTGCGGATGGCACGCGACTGGTGCTGGGCACGCACTCCGGCCTGGCGCTCATGGGCAACGACGGGGTGCCCGGCCAAACGCTGATGATCGCCGGGCAAAAGGACTGCACACCGCTGCGGTGGTGGGACACGGGCTCGACGATCGCCCTCGCCCGCTGCGGTACCTCCGACACGTCTCAGCTCTGGCTGGTGCCGATCGACGGAGGAACGCCGACCGCTCTCACCGCGCCGAACGACGGGCACGAGGGCCCCGATTACGGTGACTTGAACGCATGGCAGCTTCCGGCGGGGACATTCGTGCAGGCCACGGGCGCATGCGGCGTCGTCTACCTCGCCAAGCTCAACGGCGACGGCACGACATCGAAGGTCTCGGTACCCGACGTGAAAGGCGACAGCGTCGTCGTCATCGGGGTAAACGGTGGCGACCTCGACCTCAAAGCCAGGGCGGGCTGCGGGGGCGGGCAGGCACTTATCGACTACAACCCTGCGGCAGGCACCTCAACCGTCCTGCTCGGGCCGCCCGTCAACGGCGGCGGCGTCATCAATGCGGTGCCCTACCCGGGCCAGCGGTAGTCGGGAAGCGACCACAATGACCAAAACCGCGCGCCACCACCAACTCGCGAAGCGCATTCTCATTGCGACGGCGACCATCGCGGCAACGATCTCGCTCGGCGCATGCTCGACGGGCGGGCCCCACGCCGGGCCGATCACGACGACCGTCGGCCAGCCGGGCCGCTGCGAGGTCAACCCATCATCCGCGCCCGTGCCGAGTGCCGAACCCTTCAGACCGGTGCCGGCGGTCGGCAGGATCTCCGTCGCGGTGAGCGGCATCGCGTCGGGCATCATCAGGCCGGGCGACCCGCCGGCCGAAGTCGATGTGACGCTGTGCAATAACTCCCCCGTCGACTACCCGAAGGCCGGCGTCGTGCTGGTGCTGGAGCGCTGCAGCTGCGCGACGACACCGTTGGGACTCCCTGAAGGCACCGTCGAGCGCTTCGACCCGGCCACCGGCGCCTGGATGAAGGTGCAGCACCCGGTCATCACGACGGGCATGGATTACCTCGGCACCTTCTCGAACGTGCAAGAGCTACCCAGGGGCAAGTCCGTGACGCTGCGATACCGCGTTGCGCTGGCTGCCTCGATGGCCGACGGCAAGGGCGGTGTGCAGGCAACGGTGGTCACGCCGGATCCCCTTGTTCAGATCGGCAAGGCGGACCTGCCCTTCACCGTTTCGCGTGAGCCGACCACCCCGTCGAATGGACCGGCACCCCGACAGACGGTGTTGCCCTTCACCGGTCTCACCTACCCGAACGGTATGGCAGTGGACTCGGCCGGCGACGTCTTTGTCATCGACTCATGGAACGACCGGGTGCTGAAGCTGGCGGCCGGGTCGAGCGAACAGACGGTGCTGCCCTTCACGGGCCTGAACAAACCCGCCGGTGTCGCGGTG includes:
- a CDS encoding TolB-like translocation protein, with the protein product MALAAGSATITLPPTARAGPEAMAAHGVEAPLAAVPWSQVGPGWMLAVWSPAPGLRPGEAPPPGSPTRQTATTTLYLVDPAGGRYPITTFPPPGNGDSPRLEDWSGDGTRALFSATEQGRTVVTEVDLRTGAKTTFTAENGGLPRYTRPDGKAVLLQRRTASAPGASLERVDLAGNHQLTYPVAEDFTWYLSTADGTRLVLGTHSGLALMGNDGVPGQTLMIAGQKDCTPLRWWDTGSTIALARCGTSDTSQLWLVPIDGGTPTALTAPNDGHEGPDYGDLNAWQLPAGTFVQATGACGVVYLAKLNGDGTTSKVSVPDVKGDSVVVIGVNGGDLDLKARAGCGGGQALIDYNPAAGTSTVLLGPPVNGGGVINAVPYPGQR
- a CDS encoding NHL repeat-containing protein, translating into MTKTARHHQLAKRILIATATIAATISLGACSTGGPHAGPITTTVGQPGRCEVNPSSAPVPSAEPFRPVPAVGRISVAVSGIASGIIRPGDPPAEVDVTLCNNSPVDYPKAGVVLVLERCSCATTPLGLPEGTVERFDPATGAWMKVQHPVITTGMDYLGTFSNVQELPRGKSVTLRYRVALAASMADGKGGVQATVVTPDPLVQIGKADLPFTVSREPTTPSNGPAPRQTVLPFTGLTYPNGMAVDSAGDVFVIDSWNDRVLKLAAGSSEQTVLPFTGLNKPAGVAVDSLGDVFVTDAANNRVLKLPPGSNQQAVLPFTGLDHPGDVAVDNLGNVYATDNEVRVVMLAGGSNEQTVLPFAGLKWIGGLAVNSAGDVFVSDPSDKRMLKLPAGSRDQIMMPIGGQYGSIVVDSVGDLYVADGDNKQVLKLPAGSSDATALPFTDLNGPDAVAVDGAGNVYVLDRSGFGQVVKLTVR